One genomic window of Fusarium keratoplasticum isolate Fu6.1 chromosome 3, whole genome shotgun sequence includes the following:
- a CDS encoding Cupin-3 domain-containing protein has product MSGSFLTPIVHFPNAQDSFQCPQVGGTKNAFLGDIYGTQASSADPLSCGFFRMTAGESLTGKYPYNETLVVLDGVFEMVDGAGNKSVAKKGDVYFFPAGSMVTFSTSQEGLAFYTVQRARK; this is encoded by the exons ATGTCTGGTTCATTCCTTACTCCGATAGTGCATTTCCCAAATGCCCAAGACTCCTTCCAGTGCCCCCAAGTTGGAGGCACAAAAAACGCCTTCTTGGGCGATATATACGGAAC GCAGGCTTCCTCTGCAGATCCCCTGTCCTGCGGCTTCTTCCGAATGACTGCAGGCGAATCTCTGACTGGGAAATATCCATACAACGAAACTCTTGTCGTACTTGACGGCGTGTTTGAGATGGTGGATGGTGCTGGGAATAAGTCAGTGGCGAAGAAGGGAGACGTCTACTTTTTCCCGGCTGGTAGCATGGTGACTTTTAGCACCTCGCAGGAAGGGCTAGCCTTCTACACGGTTCAGAGGGCACGGAAGTAG